In a single window of the Diospyros lotus cultivar Yz01 chromosome 10, ASM1463336v1, whole genome shotgun sequence genome:
- the LOC127811272 gene encoding vinorine synthase-like: MTVKETIHMEIQVVSREYIKPSSPTPSHLRTFTISLLNQLVSTGYVPLVFHHPIPDASSIKPILAHVGFIQPDFSAKHRLSAIHRVLFIETHVRCDMSEFLERPEIEVLHRFVPYQGFVPEPPNTLSHVAIQANVFASGGISIGLSMSHKVLDANTLASFLRCWTALSSGCQDQAIFLDLSSASLLLPPSSEQLPGSMHGVLQRELVESREKHLEEICVR; this comes from the exons ATGACTGTGAAgg AGACCATCCACATGGAGATTCAAGTTGTTTCAAGGGAATACATCAAGCCATCTTCTCCAACACCCTCTCACCTTAGAACCTTCACCATTTCTCTCTTGAACCAGCTCGTCAGTACTGGTTACGTCCCCTTGGTCTTTCACCACCCCATACCCGATGCCAGCTCTATCAAGCCAATCTTGGCTCATGTAGGTTTTATACAACCTGATTTCTCGGCCAAACACAGATTAAGCGCGATACACA GAGTTCTATTCATAGAAACCCATGTTCGTTGTGACATGTCCGAGTTTCTTGAAAGACCTGAAATCGAAGTCCTGCACCGATTTGTTCCTTACCAAGGCTTCGTTCCAGAGCCACCAAATACCTTATCTCACGTAGCTATTCAAGCCAACGTATTTGCTTCTGGGGGAATTTCCATTGGTTTGTCAATGTCGCACAAGGTGTTAGATGCAAATACACTGGCTTCTTTCCTTAGGTGTTGGACTGCCTTGTCTAGCGGCTGTCAGGACCAAGCAATATTCCTTGACCTCAGCTCAGCATCCTTGCTTTTGCCTCCTAGCTCAGAACAACTACCAGGTAGCATGCATGGCGTATTGCAAAGAGAATTGGTTGAATCAAGGGAAAAGCACCTTGAGGAGATTTGTGTTCGATAG
- the LOC127811273 gene encoding salutaridinol 7-O-acetyltransferase-like, with protein sequence MAASAIVKGSQQPSTLVFAVNIRPRMASPLSENAFGNIFWLTSAHHNAAHTKQNDELQVVVGRVKEAVKKMDSKFIQRMQGDEVFHKICKLMEERDEVYAKKRPEMYMVSDLRSFRLSELEFGWGKPIWVSHVWGFPSSVFINGVFLAESSVNGGIEAWVTILEQDPEFLNYASSNPGCLVTSSS encoded by the coding sequence ATGGCTGCTTCTGCAATAGTCAAAGGCTCCCAACAACCATCCACGTTGGTTTTTGCAGTAAACATACGGCCACGAATGGCTTCACCATTGTCCGAAAACGCATTTGGGAATATCTTCTGGCTAACAAGTGCACACCACAATGCAGCccacacaaaacaaaatgatgAGCTGCAAGTTGTGGTGGGTCGTGTGAAGGAAGCAGTTAAAAAAATGGACTCTAAATTTATCCAAAGAATGCAAGGAGATGAAGTGTTTCACAAGATATGCAAGTTGATGGAAGAAAGAGATGAAGTATATGCCAAAAAAAGACCTGAAATGTACATGGTCAGCGATTTGAGAAGCTTTAGATTGTCGGAATTGGAATTCGGGTGGGGAAAACCTATTTGGGTTAGCCATGTTTGGGGATTTCCCAGTTCAGTGTTTATCAATGGGGTATTTCTAGCAGAAAGCAGTGTGAACGGAGGAATAGAAGCATGGGTGACTATTTTAGAACAAGATCCTGAGTTCCTAAACTACGCTTCCTCAAATCCAGGTTGTTTGGTAACATCATCATCATAG